A section of the Subtercola frigoramans genome encodes:
- a CDS encoding response regulator transcription factor gives MIRVVVADDQQLIRAGFSALLANEPDIDVVGEAATGTAAVELVKRLHPDVVLMDIRMPDGDGLWATEQIAADPALGSTHIVIVTTFELDEYVGRAIRAGASGFLVKDTEPVELIRAVRVVAGGEALLSPSVTRRLLERVAGGLRDSSQAVHLDALTDREREVLALVGQGLTNTEIAGRLFLSPLTVKTHVSRTMSKLAARDRAQLVVVAYEAGLVRAGWN, from the coding sequence GTGATCCGCGTCGTGGTCGCCGACGACCAACAGCTGATCAGGGCGGGTTTCAGCGCACTTCTGGCGAACGAACCCGACATCGATGTCGTCGGCGAGGCCGCAACGGGCACCGCGGCCGTAGAGCTCGTGAAACGCCTTCACCCCGATGTAGTGCTGATGGACATCCGGATGCCCGACGGTGACGGCCTCTGGGCCACCGAGCAGATCGCGGCAGACCCGGCGCTCGGTTCGACGCACATCGTCATCGTCACGACCTTCGAACTCGACGAGTACGTCGGTCGGGCGATCCGGGCCGGTGCCAGCGGCTTTCTGGTGAAGGATACGGAGCCGGTCGAACTGATCAGGGCCGTCCGCGTTGTCGCAGGGGGAGAAGCGCTGCTGTCGCCGAGTGTGACCCGACGCCTGCTCGAGCGTGTGGCTGGAGGGCTGAGGGACTCTTCCCAGGCGGTGCACCTCGACGCTCTCACCGACAGGGAGCGCGAAGTACTCGCCCTGGTCGGGCAGGGGCTCACCAACACCGAGATCGCCGGTCGACTGTTTCTGAGCCCGCTCACGGTGAAGACCCACGTCTCGCGCACGATGAGCAAACTGGCCGCGCGAGACCGCGCCCAGCTCGTGGTCGTCGCCTACGAAGCCGGGCTCGTGCGGGCCGGCTGGAACTGA
- a CDS encoding M50 family metallopeptidase: MENVLLFIVGVVIIALGLAVSIALHEVGHLVPAKLFGVKVTQYMIGFGPTVFSRRRGETEYGVKAIPLGGYISMIGMFPPQKEGGKIRRTSTGFFRTLVQDARKASADSVGDDDVRAFYRLPVHKRVIIMLGGPTMNLLLGIVFFAIVLCGFGIAGPSTTVGSVSSCVLPASSTRQTCETGDPVSPGAAAGILPGDTLVSIDGTAVSSWDQSTAIIRASSGRTLSVVVNRDGAEKTLSVTPLLTERATTQLVNGQLQAVTDASGKAVTEQVGFVGIGYASQLVPQPITSVLPFVGQNVAGVANTIFNLPQRLVGVANAAFGNGTRDINGPISVVGVGRVAGEIATIDIPLASKVATLIGLLGSVNIGLFVINLVPLMPLDGGHIAGALWEGLRRRLAKLFKRPDPGPVDTAKLMPLTFVVVIFLGGVSALLMYADIVNPVNIFG; this comes from the coding sequence GTGGAAAACGTGCTCCTGTTCATCGTCGGTGTGGTCATCATCGCGCTCGGTCTCGCGGTGTCCATCGCCCTGCACGAAGTCGGGCACCTCGTGCCGGCCAAGCTCTTCGGGGTCAAAGTCACCCAGTACATGATCGGGTTCGGACCCACCGTCTTCTCGCGCCGACGCGGTGAGACCGAATACGGAGTGAAGGCCATTCCTCTCGGCGGCTACATCTCGATGATCGGCATGTTCCCTCCGCAGAAGGAGGGTGGCAAGATCAGGCGCACCAGCACCGGCTTCTTCCGGACCCTCGTGCAGGATGCCCGCAAGGCCAGCGCGGACTCTGTCGGCGACGACGATGTGCGCGCGTTCTACCGGCTGCCCGTGCACAAGCGTGTGATCATCATGCTCGGCGGCCCGACGATGAACCTTCTGCTCGGAATCGTCTTCTTCGCGATCGTGCTCTGCGGTTTCGGTATCGCCGGCCCCAGCACCACCGTCGGTTCGGTGAGTTCCTGTGTGTTGCCGGCGAGCAGCACCAGGCAGACCTGCGAGACGGGGGACCCGGTGTCGCCGGGTGCCGCAGCGGGCATTCTCCCGGGCGACACGCTCGTGAGTATCGACGGCACGGCCGTTTCGAGCTGGGACCAGTCGACCGCGATCATCCGGGCCTCCTCTGGCAGGACGCTGTCCGTGGTGGTCAACCGCGATGGGGCAGAGAAGACGCTCAGTGTCACCCCGCTGCTGACCGAACGCGCCACCACTCAGCTGGTCAACGGCCAGCTGCAGGCAGTGACGGATGCCTCGGGCAAGGCCGTCACCGAACAGGTCGGTTTTGTCGGCATCGGGTACGCAAGCCAACTGGTGCCGCAGCCGATCACCTCGGTGCTGCCGTTCGTCGGGCAGAACGTCGCCGGCGTCGCGAACACGATCTTCAATCTGCCACAGAGGCTGGTCGGAGTGGCGAACGCTGCCTTCGGCAACGGGACCCGCGACATCAACGGCCCGATCAGCGTGGTGGGTGTCGGAAGGGTGGCCGGTGAGATCGCGACGATCGACATTCCGCTGGCCAGCAAGGTGGCGACCCTGATCGGGTTGCTCGGTTCGGTGAACATCGGGCTCTTCGTGATCAACCTCGTGCCGCTGATGCCCCTCGACGGCGGCCACATCGCCGGTGCCCTCTGGGAGGGTCTGCGCCGCCGTCTCGCAAAACTCTTCAAGCGGCCTGACCCGGGGCCCGTCGACACCGCAAAGCTGATGCCACTGACGTTCGTGGTCGTCATCTTCCTCGGCGGCGTCAGCGCCCTTCTCATGTACGCCGACATCGTGAACCCCGTGAACATCTTTGGCTGA
- a CDS encoding sensor histidine kinase, whose protein sequence is MPSTDRTPSAGDTPDPWANRGDALARWERRTSGDAAAGTRSGPPRWARLWLPVVLSFLVQVIPALVVTGRARLPIDIAVPIVALALVGPLALIGARRFPGPVVAIATAATAADLLFTPGSGAPYLALAFAVISATVRGARRWAFASIAAGWVVVLVGSATLGVPWHPGRVLLTALGIIVVMLIGEAVRTRGERVAAFQAASKKRREDAAAAERVRIARELHDVLAHSLSQINVQAGMGLHLIDSQPDKAREALGNIKATSKTALDEVRGVLGFLRSEGSVGWGAEENPSEAALVPQADLSRLPSLVKSISTDELSVALHNRLTSEPPPGVQLALYRIAQESLTNVVRHSAATSAEVLLVEHPSDYVLAVTDNGTSTQHRAGTPETSGRGMLGMRERAELLGGHLDAGPTSGGGFSVVATLPRRSGQ, encoded by the coding sequence ATGCCCAGCACTGACCGCACCCCCAGCGCCGGTGACACGCCAGACCCCTGGGCGAACCGAGGCGACGCACTTGCGAGGTGGGAACGCCGCACCTCAGGTGACGCAGCAGCTGGCACCAGGTCCGGCCCGCCGCGCTGGGCGAGGCTCTGGTTGCCCGTCGTCCTCTCGTTCCTCGTGCAGGTCATACCCGCGCTCGTCGTAACAGGCCGCGCCAGGCTACCGATCGACATCGCTGTACCCATCGTTGCGCTTGCTCTGGTCGGGCCACTCGCCCTCATCGGCGCACGGCGCTTCCCTGGGCCTGTCGTGGCCATTGCCACTGCTGCCACTGCCGCAGACCTGCTCTTCACTCCCGGCTCCGGGGCGCCGTACCTCGCCCTGGCGTTCGCTGTCATCTCCGCGACAGTGCGTGGTGCACGTCGGTGGGCGTTCGCCTCGATCGCGGCCGGCTGGGTGGTCGTGCTCGTCGGTTCGGCGACGCTGGGCGTGCCCTGGCATCCTGGCCGGGTGCTCCTCACCGCTCTGGGAATCATCGTGGTGATGCTGATCGGCGAGGCCGTCCGCACCCGGGGTGAACGGGTGGCCGCGTTCCAGGCCGCCTCGAAAAAACGCAGGGAAGACGCCGCCGCCGCGGAACGCGTGCGGATCGCCCGCGAACTCCACGACGTGCTTGCCCACTCGCTCTCGCAGATCAACGTGCAGGCGGGAATGGGCCTTCACCTGATCGACTCCCAACCCGACAAGGCCAGGGAAGCCCTCGGCAACATCAAGGCGACGAGCAAGACCGCCCTCGACGAGGTGCGGGGGGTGCTCGGGTTCCTCCGCTCGGAGGGCAGTGTCGGGTGGGGTGCGGAGGAGAATCCCAGCGAGGCAGCCCTCGTTCCCCAGGCCGACCTCTCCCGGCTGCCGTCGCTGGTGAAATCCATCTCGACCGATGAGCTCTCCGTGGCACTGCACAACCGCCTCACCTCGGAACCGCCACCCGGCGTGCAGTTGGCGCTGTACCGCATCGCCCAGGAGAGCCTGACGAACGTCGTGAGGCATTCCGCGGCCACGAGCGCAGAAGTGCTTCTCGTCGAGCATCCGAGCGACTATGTGCTGGCTGTGACCGACAACGGAACCTCGACACAGCACCGTGCAGGGACGCCTGAGACCTCGGGCAGGGGGATGCTCGGCATGCGTGAGCGCGCCGAACTCCTCGGCGGGCACCTCGACGCCGGCCCGACTTCTGGCGGAGGTTTCTCGGTGGTCGCGACTCTGCCTCGAAGGAGCGGGCAATGA
- a CDS encoding Pls/PosA family non-ribosomal peptide synthetase → MPGSTPPDDLVATLPGLLLAGGRAPQPRTLMDVLRSTAAEHPQASALADATGTLSYRELLREVNAAAARLATAGVRHGDRVGIRIPSGTRVLYISILATLAVGASYVPVDADDPEERAELVFGEAKVVGVIGASGSIELASADASSPPQTEAPTLGSPTGTLPVVGGPTPDDDAWIIFTSGSTGTPKGVAVTHRSAAAFVDAEARLFLQSDPLGPGDRVLAGLSVAFDASCEEMWLAWRHGACLVPAPRSLVRSGVDLGPWLIAHGITIVSTVPTLAALWPLESLELVRLLIFGGEACPPELVARLAVDGREVWNTYGPTEATVVACAALLDGTGPVRIGLPLDGWDLAVVDGSGTPVAEGEIGELVIGGVGLARYLDEAKDREKYAPMPTLGWDRAYRSGDNVLFSTEGLLFQGRADDQVKLGGRRIELGEVEAAVAALPGVAGAAAVVQRTQAGNQILVGYIALTEADSGFSTQHASDLLRETLPAALVPLLAVVESLPTRTSGKVDKAALPWPLPTPSLAVSDGTRRDGTPGSGDSDARPPLSATEAWLAVQWTAILGAPVTGPDDDFFAFGGGSLSAAQLVSGIRMRFPETTVADIYDHPRIGALATELDARAPATARKRRTVRPTPVGTQVAQTLLGIPLYVLVGLRWLVYVLAANNVLALFGDFAWAPTVSWWWILAGFVLLITPFGRMAISVVFARALLAGLEPGNYPRGGSVHLRLWLAEQIANLVGATNLAGAPWIITYARALGAKIGPGVDLHSLPPITGMLKIGARASVEPEVDLAGYWVDGDILRLGSVHIDADSAVGARSTLLPGTHIGRRAEIAPGSAVSGRVQGGQLWAGSPAERVGKAKPNWPDFRPPRNTRWLVPFALGSIVLSLLPAFAVLAGCAVVGVFLCLGQAPLTTDTGVAVITTPATVILPTLGDAALRALAAIPLATLAAGVVYAGLTVVFARLLGLGIRPGSYPVRSRVGWQVWATERLLDAARTILFPFYASLFTPVWLRMLGAKVGKNVEASTVLLLPAMTTIGDHAFLADDTMVASYELGGGWLRIDEARVGKRAFLGNSGMTGPGRTVPRNGLVAVLSATPRKAKSGSSWLGNPPVRLRRQVAEFDETRTFQPSAWRRIARALWEIGRIVPVMISVALGLGVVVLLEYLVASAGIGWAIVLSGAVMLLAGAVAALVTTVAKWALVGRIGREEHPLWSSFVWRNEVSDTFVEMVAAPWFAGSATGTPALAVWLRSLGTTIGRGAWVETYWLPEADLVSLGAASTVNRGCVVQTHLFHDRVMSLDTVDLEDGATLGPHGVILPAASIGADATVGPASLVMRGEHVPAGSRWAGNPIAPWADDSAEAPA, encoded by the coding sequence ATGCCCGGCAGCACACCCCCAGACGACCTCGTTGCGACCCTCCCCGGGCTGCTCCTGGCTGGCGGCCGCGCACCGCAGCCACGCACGCTGATGGATGTTCTGCGCTCGACTGCCGCCGAGCATCCACAGGCCTCTGCCCTCGCCGACGCGACGGGAACGCTCAGCTACCGGGAACTCCTCAGGGAGGTCAACGCGGCCGCAGCGCGACTCGCAACGGCGGGGGTGCGCCACGGCGACCGGGTCGGAATCCGCATCCCCTCGGGAACGCGGGTGCTCTACATCTCCATTCTGGCTACCCTGGCCGTCGGCGCCAGCTACGTTCCCGTCGATGCCGACGACCCCGAGGAGCGCGCCGAGCTGGTCTTCGGCGAGGCGAAGGTCGTCGGGGTGATCGGCGCCTCGGGATCGATCGAGCTCGCGAGCGCCGATGCATCGTCACCCCCTCAGACCGAAGCGCCGACCCTCGGCAGCCCGACGGGCACCTTGCCGGTCGTCGGTGGCCCCACGCCAGACGATGACGCCTGGATCATCTTCACCTCGGGTTCCACGGGTACGCCCAAGGGCGTCGCCGTGACCCACCGGTCGGCGGCGGCCTTCGTCGACGCCGAGGCGCGCCTGTTTCTGCAGTCAGACCCCCTCGGGCCGGGTGACCGGGTGCTCGCCGGGTTGTCGGTGGCCTTCGACGCCTCCTGCGAGGAGATGTGGCTGGCGTGGCGCCACGGGGCCTGCCTGGTGCCGGCACCCCGCTCACTCGTGCGCTCAGGCGTCGACCTGGGGCCCTGGCTGATCGCGCACGGCATCACCATCGTCTCGACCGTGCCCACTCTTGCCGCGCTCTGGCCGCTCGAGTCGCTCGAACTGGTCCGCCTGCTCATCTTCGGCGGAGAAGCCTGCCCTCCCGAACTCGTTGCACGGCTGGCCGTCGACGGGCGGGAGGTCTGGAACACCTACGGGCCGACCGAGGCGACCGTTGTGGCGTGTGCTGCGCTGCTCGACGGAACGGGCCCGGTGCGCATCGGACTGCCCCTCGACGGCTGGGACCTCGCGGTGGTCGACGGCTCCGGTACACCCGTCGCCGAGGGCGAGATCGGCGAGCTCGTCATCGGCGGCGTCGGGCTCGCCCGCTACCTCGACGAAGCCAAAGATCGCGAGAAGTATGCGCCGATGCCCACTCTGGGCTGGGATCGCGCGTACCGCAGCGGCGACAACGTGCTCTTCAGCACCGAAGGGCTGCTCTTCCAGGGCCGCGCCGACGACCAGGTCAAACTCGGTGGCCGCCGCATCGAGCTCGGTGAGGTCGAAGCTGCCGTCGCCGCGCTGCCCGGAGTTGCCGGTGCCGCAGCAGTGGTGCAGCGAACACAGGCCGGAAACCAGATCCTCGTCGGGTACATCGCCCTGACCGAAGCCGACTCGGGTTTCAGCACCCAGCACGCCTCCGACCTTCTGCGCGAGACGCTGCCGGCCGCACTCGTGCCATTGCTCGCCGTCGTTGAATCTCTCCCCACCCGTACCTCCGGCAAGGTAGACAAGGCCGCGCTGCCCTGGCCGTTGCCGACACCCTCACTCGCGGTCAGCGACGGCACCCGCCGTGACGGCACCCCCGGCTCTGGCGATTCGGATGCCCGGCCACCGCTCTCTGCCACCGAAGCCTGGCTCGCTGTGCAGTGGACGGCCATTCTCGGCGCACCAGTGACAGGGCCTGACGACGACTTCTTCGCGTTCGGAGGGGGAAGCCTCTCGGCCGCCCAACTGGTGTCGGGCATCCGGATGCGTTTCCCGGAGACAACCGTGGCCGACATCTACGACCACCCGCGAATCGGTGCCCTGGCGACCGAACTCGATGCGCGGGCTCCGGCCACCGCCCGCAAACGACGCACGGTGCGCCCGACCCCGGTCGGCACCCAGGTCGCGCAGACGCTGCTGGGCATCCCGCTCTATGTGCTCGTGGGCCTGCGGTGGCTGGTCTATGTTCTGGCCGCCAACAACGTGCTGGCCCTCTTCGGTGACTTCGCGTGGGCGCCGACCGTGTCGTGGTGGTGGATTCTCGCCGGCTTCGTGCTGCTGATCACCCCCTTCGGCCGCATGGCGATCTCCGTCGTCTTCGCGAGGGCTCTGCTGGCTGGCTTGGAACCCGGGAACTACCCGCGGGGAGGCAGCGTGCACCTGCGTCTCTGGCTGGCAGAGCAGATCGCGAACCTCGTCGGGGCGACGAACCTCGCCGGTGCCCCCTGGATCATCACCTACGCCAGGGCACTCGGCGCGAAGATCGGTCCGGGCGTCGACCTGCACTCCCTCCCGCCGATCACGGGCATGCTGAAGATCGGGGCCCGCGCATCCGTCGAACCCGAGGTCGACCTGGCCGGGTACTGGGTCGACGGCGACATTCTGCGCCTCGGTTCGGTGCACATCGACGCGGACTCGGCCGTCGGTGCACGAAGCACACTGCTGCCGGGAACACACATCGGCCGCCGGGCCGAGATCGCACCGGGCTCCGCCGTTTCGGGGCGGGTGCAGGGCGGGCAGCTCTGGGCCGGCTCCCCCGCCGAACGCGTCGGCAAGGCGAAACCGAACTGGCCGGATTTCCGCCCACCCCGCAACACCCGCTGGCTCGTGCCCTTCGCCCTCGGCTCGATCGTGCTCTCGCTCCTGCCAGCATTCGCTGTGCTTGCCGGCTGCGCCGTCGTGGGCGTGTTCCTCTGCCTGGGGCAGGCGCCACTCACCACCGATACAGGAGTCGCCGTCATCACCACCCCGGCCACGGTCATCCTGCCCACCCTCGGCGACGCCGCTCTGCGCGCGCTGGCGGCGATCCCGCTGGCCACCCTTGCCGCCGGTGTGGTCTATGCGGGCCTCACGGTCGTCTTCGCGCGTCTGCTCGGCCTGGGAATTCGCCCGGGCAGCTATCCGGTGCGCTCCCGGGTCGGCTGGCAGGTCTGGGCCACGGAGCGTCTGCTCGATGCTGCGCGCACCATCCTCTTCCCGTTCTACGCGAGCCTCTTCACGCCGGTCTGGCTTCGGATGCTCGGGGCCAAGGTCGGCAAGAACGTCGAAGCCTCCACCGTGCTGCTCCTGCCGGCGATGACCACGATCGGAGACCACGCCTTCCTCGCCGACGACACCATGGTGGCCTCGTACGAGCTCGGAGGCGGCTGGCTCCGCATCGACGAGGCCCGGGTCGGCAAGCGCGCCTTCCTCGGTAACAGCGGCATGACGGGCCCCGGGCGAACGGTGCCTCGCAACGGCCTCGTCGCCGTGCTCTCTGCGACGCCGCGGAAGGCGAAGAGCGGCTCCTCGTGGCTCGGCAACCCGCCGGTGCGGTTGCGGCGCCAGGTCGCAGAATTCGACGAGACGCGCACCTTCCAGCCCTCTGCCTGGCGCCGGATTGCGCGTGCGCTCTGGGAGATCGGGCGCATCGTGCCGGTGATGATCAGCGTCGCGCTCGGGCTCGGCGTCGTCGTGCTGCTGGAGTACCTTGTCGCGTCGGCTGGAATCGGCTGGGCGATCGTGCTCTCGGGGGCGGTGATGCTGCTCGCCGGAGCGGTGGCCGCACTGGTGACGACGGTCGCCAAGTGGGCGCTGGTGGGCAGAATCGGGCGGGAAGAGCATCCACTCTGGTCGTCGTTCGTCTGGCGCAACGAAGTGTCGGATACCTTTGTAGAGATGGTTGCTGCTCCGTGGTTCGCTGGCTCAGCCACTGGCACGCCCGCACTGGCCGTGTGGCTCCGCTCCCTGGGCACCACGATCGGGCGCGGAGCCTGGGTCGAGACCTACTGGCTGCCAGAGGCTGACCTCGTGAGCCTGGGCGCTGCGTCCACCGTCAACAGGGGCTGCGTGGTGCAGACCCACCTCTTTCACGACCGGGTCATGAGCCTCGACACCGTCGACCTCGAAGACGGTGCCACCCTGGGTCCGCACGGCGTGATCCTGCCGGCCGCCTCCATCGGAGCAGACGCGACCGTCGGGCCGGCCTCCCTCGTCATGCGCGGAGAGCACGTGCCCGCCGGATCGCGGTGGGCCGGGAACCCGATTGCCCCGTGGGCAGACGACTCAGCCGAGGCGCCAGCCTGA
- a CDS encoding 1-deoxy-D-xylulose-5-phosphate reductoisomerase: protein MSARRRVIVLGSTGSIGVQALDVIAANSERFEIVGLAAGTNRVAIDAQAAEFGVADVALGAVEAEQLVRSVDADVVLNGITGSVGLGSTLAALEMGRTLALANKESLIVGGELVRSIAKPGQIVPVDSEHSAIAQALRSGTAAEVARLVLTASGGPFRGRSRESLHDVTPREALAHPTWDMGLVVTTNSSTLVNKGLEIIEAHLLFDVPYERIEVTVHPQSVIHSMVEFIDGSTIAQASPPDMRLPISLGLDWPNRVAGVGVPLDWSSSHSWTFEPLDTEAFPAVALAKQVGQAGGTYPAVFNAANEQAVAAFHSGRIGFLDIVDTIAAVVQLHERPSGVLTRDSLADAELWARREADRLIAGAG, encoded by the coding sequence ATGTCAGCACGGCGGAGGGTCATCGTTCTCGGTTCGACCGGTTCGATCGGGGTGCAGGCGCTCGACGTGATCGCTGCCAACAGTGAGCGCTTCGAGATCGTCGGGCTCGCCGCAGGCACCAACCGGGTGGCGATCGATGCCCAGGCCGCCGAATTCGGGGTCGCCGACGTCGCCCTCGGGGCCGTCGAGGCCGAACAGCTCGTTCGTTCTGTCGACGCAGACGTGGTGCTGAATGGCATCACAGGCTCCGTCGGGCTCGGTTCGACACTTGCCGCGCTCGAAATGGGCAGGACCCTCGCGTTGGCGAACAAGGAGAGCCTCATAGTCGGCGGCGAACTGGTGCGAAGCATCGCGAAACCCGGGCAGATCGTACCCGTCGATTCCGAACACTCCGCGATTGCGCAGGCCCTCCGCTCCGGAACTGCGGCCGAGGTCGCTCGTCTTGTGCTCACAGCCTCGGGTGGACCGTTCCGCGGCCGGTCACGGGAGTCGCTCCACGACGTGACTCCCCGCGAGGCCCTGGCGCATCCCACCTGGGACATGGGGCTCGTCGTCACGACGAACTCCTCGACCCTGGTGAACAAGGGCCTCGAGATCATCGAGGCGCACCTGCTGTTCGACGTACCGTACGAGCGCATCGAGGTCACGGTTCACCCCCAGTCGGTCATCCACTCGATGGTGGAGTTTATCGACGGCTCGACGATCGCCCAGGCGTCACCGCCAGACATGCGCCTGCCGATCTCGCTCGGCCTCGACTGGCCGAACCGGGTCGCAGGGGTCGGAGTGCCGCTGGACTGGAGCTCGTCGCACAGCTGGACGTTCGAACCCCTCGACACGGAGGCCTTCCCTGCCGTCGCGCTGGCGAAGCAGGTCGGCCAGGCCGGAGGTACCTACCCCGCGGTCTTCAACGCTGCGAATGAGCAGGCTGTGGCCGCGTTCCACTCCGGTCGCATCGGATTCCTCGACATTGTCGACACGATCGCCGCGGTGGTGCAGCTGCACGAACGACCCTCTGGTGTACTCACGCGTGACTCACTGGCCGATGCTGAACTCTGGGCGCGCCGCGAGGCCGACCGCCTCATCGCCGGCGCGGGCTGA
- a CDS encoding SHOCT domain-containing protein, whose amino-acid sequence MLTTAVAAAPTQAALAHWGHWGGPGGPGGFGFLFLLIPLFWIGVVILIVSLVSRRRRKYWAANGGHPGWGGPGWGGRGPWGAQGWGGQNSTSDAEKTLADRFARGDIDEVEYRARLEVLQANRPSGPTPPAA is encoded by the coding sequence GTGTTGACAACTGCTGTCGCTGCAGCTCCCACCCAGGCGGCGCTCGCCCACTGGGGTCACTGGGGCGGCCCGGGGGGCCCAGGCGGCTTCGGATTCCTGTTCCTGCTGATTCCGCTGTTCTGGATCGGCGTGGTCATTCTCATCGTCTCTCTCGTGAGTCGTCGCCGCCGCAAGTATTGGGCTGCAAATGGCGGGCATCCCGGGTGGGGTGGCCCGGGCTGGGGTGGGCGCGGCCCGTGGGGTGCCCAGGGCTGGGGTGGCCAGAACTCGACCAGCGACGCCGAGAAGACCCTGGCCGACCGGTTCGCCAGAGGAGACATCGACGAGGTCGAATACCGCGCGCGGCTCGAGGTGTTGCAGGCCAACCGTCCGAGCGGACCGACGCCTCCCGCTGCCTGA
- a CDS encoding FKBP-type peptidyl-prolyl cis-trans isomerase, whose protein sequence is MRKFVVIAAAAAVALTLAACSGSPATPSASPVACALTAPGTASDSVKVSGDFDTHPTTTFTSPLTSDITERTVLTEGTGAKAGTDMQATIDFTLYNATSGAELFTTIKDGGQPLPVIVNESQFLPGLVKAVSCSTVGSRVVAVVPPGDAYGSTGNSSLGVAAGDSLVFVVDVKDVTAAPSATPSPTVDPNMPTRATGADQPAPAGFPTVALADDGKPTVTIPASDPPTTVQIADLKKGDGAVVAAGDSVTVQYQGVIWGTGKVFDESWGKSPATFVTNQVIPGFTQALVGQTVGSQVIVIIPPDQGYGSAGVAAAGISGTDTLVFVIDILATTPGQ, encoded by the coding sequence ATGCGTAAATTCGTCGTTATAGCTGCGGCCGCTGCGGTCGCGCTCACCCTGGCCGCGTGCAGTGGCAGCCCCGCCACCCCGTCAGCCAGCCCGGTCGCCTGTGCGCTCACCGCTCCGGGCACCGCCTCGGATTCGGTGAAGGTCAGCGGTGACTTCGACACGCACCCGACGACGACGTTCACCTCACCCCTCACGAGCGACATCACGGAGCGCACCGTTCTCACCGAGGGTACGGGCGCCAAGGCCGGCACCGACATGCAGGCGACGATCGACTTCACGCTCTACAACGCGACCTCCGGCGCCGAACTGTTCACCACCATCAAAGACGGCGGCCAGCCCCTGCCCGTGATCGTGAACGAGTCGCAGTTCTTGCCGGGCCTCGTCAAGGCCGTCTCCTGCTCGACGGTCGGGTCGCGAGTGGTCGCTGTTGTGCCGCCAGGAGATGCGTACGGCTCGACGGGCAACTCGAGCCTCGGCGTCGCTGCCGGCGACTCGCTGGTCTTCGTGGTGGACGTGAAGGACGTCACTGCTGCACCATCAGCCACGCCGTCGCCGACGGTCGACCCGAACATGCCAACGCGGGCGACCGGTGCAGACCAGCCCGCACCGGCCGGGTTCCCCACTGTGGCACTGGCCGACGATGGAAAGCCGACGGTCACGATCCCGGCCAGCGACCCACCGACGACCGTGCAGATCGCCGACCTGAAGAAGGGTGACGGCGCGGTCGTCGCCGCGGGCGACAGCGTCACGGTGCAGTACCAGGGCGTCATCTGGGGCACGGGCAAGGTCTTCGACGAGAGCTGGGGCAAGTCACCGGCGACCTTCGTCACCAACCAGGTCATCCCGGGCTTCACGCAGGCGCTCGTCGGGCAGACCGTCGGCTCCCAGGTCATCGTCATCATTCCGCCCGACCAGGGCTACGGTTCGGCGGGCGTGGCGGCTGCGGGCATCTCGGGCACCGACACCCTGGTGTTCGTGATCGACATCCTCGCCACCACGCCGGGCCAGTAG